A stretch of DNA from Eschrichtius robustus isolate mEscRob2 chromosome 12, mEscRob2.pri, whole genome shotgun sequence:
catctgcaAGGTgtccccaggccaggccaggaggGAGTTCATGGACAGGCCCAGTGGCGTTTTTCCAGAGCTTGGCTGGAAAGCACAGCTCCCACTGGCAAATGAGGGTAGCAGAGCCCTACTGTGGTGGACCAGCCGCATTTTAGCTGCTGCAGACCTCAGAAATACTCCCATCTTCTgcaatacacatgcacacacactgttactttatttttcaaaaatagttgtgaccctccccacccccataatGGCCCTTCCAATAAAGCCAAGGCAAAAGGTGTTCCTTGTTTCCCATAGGTTGGAGTGACCATTTTCTGCACCATCCTTAATTTTGCTACACACAGTCTTAAATACCCTGGTGTCCACCAGAAGTCACAGCGGCTAAGAGGCTGCTACTTTCCTATCAGGAAAGGGACAAAACGCTGGGTCTGGGATGCACACTCACCTACGTTAATCCTAAGTGTCTGATGATAGGTAAGAAATGTACCTATAACGATGGACAAAAGGTTAAATACGGATCAGCTCTCAAATCCTCCATCATTTGCCAGAACTTGGTTATTCcaagctattttaattttttagcagGACTTTGGTCCTGGAAAATGGAAATGAGGTGGGCCCCTCTCAGAGGTGGCGGCCACAGCTGGGTCAAggctcccacactgttggtggcacTGAAGCCCACCTCTTCTCAGCGCCACCTGGATTCTGTCGTCTTCCACCATGTCTCTCTTCCAGGAAGGCCCTGTCCCCATCTGGGCATGCATAAGGAAAGGAGAGATTTAGACATCCTTTGGGAGGTGTAATTATGCAGAAAGCTGTCCTGCCGCCTCTTGGTTTCTCTAAATCTCAGTGTTTATTACAAATTGAGGAACCTGGAAGCCCTGCGCCCCAGGCCCCCCAGTCCTCATAAATCAGAGACTCACGGAGGTCATTAGAAAACAGCCAGCGCTCAAGGCAGTCCAACAAGCATTTATAACTTGACTGTCAGCCAGAAGATGGGGTGGGAGTGGAAACCAGGATAAATCGTGCCTACAGTCCAGGCTagtgagagaaaggagagaggggagaaaatgACAACCAGATTTCGTGGAGGGCCCTCCCTGGTGGCCTGACGCTAAGGCCCGGGCGAAGGGGGAGCCGGCCCAGAGTTACCGAGGCTCACTGATTGACCCAGCCCCGAAAGGAGACAGCGCCCCAGGAATCGATGACGGGTTGGAATTATATTTAGTCTCGAGATCTATTTTGGGTTTTCAGAAGAAAGGgggacaataaaaaaaaaaaaaaaggcacaagttGGATGAAGGTTGTGGGGCGGGGCTCGGAGCCGAGCCCAGGAGGAGCGAGTGGCTGAGTACGGCGCAGGGTTCCGGGCAGAGGCGAGAAGGGAGGACGGAGAGCGGGGTCCTTCGAAGGCTGGCAGCGGCGGGCACCGCGCCGGCCCAGGAGTCCGGGCCTGGGGTAGGCTGGCACTACACCCCGAAGGCCGCGGAGGTCCAGGGCCACAAAAAAGCCtcgggagagggggaagggcagggccGGAGCTCTGGGGTTTcaggaggctggaggaggccGGGAAGCCAGCCCCGGGGGCCCGGGCGCTGGCACTCACCGACCCCGTGGAGGGGAGAGGCAGGCCGCAGTCTCCGGACCGAATCAGAGCCGGGGGAGCGTGGAGAGCAAGGCGAGGGGCCACGGAGGACCGAAGCAAGTGcggaggaggaggaagtgaggaagggaagagaggaaaaccgaggggagggaaaaggaggaagacaaagaaggggagaggaaagaaggggaaaggggagagcgGGAGACAAAAGGAGGAGCGGAGGAGAATGAAGGCCAAGGGGAGAGCGCGCGGCagcgtggggagggaggaggcgagACAGAAGGGCGGGGGGGAGGAGACAGCGGGAAGCCCGGAGGGGAGGGCCGTGCTCCCAGCAAGCAACCCGTCTTGCAAGCCAAGAGGCATTAATGGGCGGCAGCTTGCGAGGCTTAGCACTGTTTTCCTAGCTTTGCCCGCGGAGGCCCTGCAATCTGTTTGCGCAGGCCGAGGCGCCAGCGCGGCGCAACGGGCGCGGCCCGGCTGCCGGGCCGCGGAACCAGAGAGGGAAGGGGCGGCCTCCACCTTGGTCAGCGGCATCCAGGCTGCGCGGAGGTCCCGGGAGCGCCCACCGGGCCCCGCCCGGCGCCGGGCCGGCGGAGAGGAGGTCGGAGCGGGGCGCCGCCGGGAGGTTTGCCCGGGGCGCAGGCCCGGGGTCCTTCCCGCGCCCAAAGTGaacctgcttctgttttgttctgttcctCGCCAGATACTGGGAGGATTTCCACAGCTGCACGGTCACAGCCCTTACGGATTGCCAGGAAGGGGCGAAAGATATGTGGGATAAActgagaaaagaatccaaaaatctCAACATCCAAGGCAGCTTATTCGAACTCTGCGGCAGCGGCAACGGGGCGGCGGGGTCCCTGCTCCCGGCGCTCCCCGTACTCCTGGTGTCTCTCTTGGCAGCTTTAGCGACCTGGCTTTCCTTCTGAGCGCGGGGCCGGCTTCCCCCGCGCGCCCACACACACTCACGCCATGCTCCCGGAAATCGAGAAGAAGGTCCATTCGTCCTTTGGGGACGTTGTGATTCTCGGTGATGCTGACAACACTCACATAGGATTGTGGGAAATCCGGATTCTCTTCTTGATCTCGTTTGAGTTTCTTGTGTTTTATTTGCCAAATGTTACCGATCAGTGAGCAAGCAAGCACAGCCAAACTCGGACCTCAGCTTCAGTCCGTCTTCCCAAAACGGCAAACCCaccccatttttttaatttttgttttttggcacaAGAATCTCAGGAACGGCCCTGGGCCACCTACTATATTAATCATGTTAATACATGACAAATTATGGGCTCCTCCTAAtaggaaagagaggagaggagaaggccaGGGGAATGAATTGAAGAGAGAAGCATCTCGTGAATAATTCACGCTCACGTCTTTCTAACACGGTATCTTGTTTTGATCATTTCCACTGCACATTTCTCCTCGAGAAAAGTGAAAGGACGGATTGTTGGCCTTGTGTTTTAAGgctaggagggagagaggaaaggggttGAAGAAACCTCGGGTTAGAGGTACAGGCTGCCAGAAAAAACGCTGCTGAAATCACTGAGAGGTTAAGCTTTACCTGCTCGTGTTGATGCATCTTTCCAAGTCCACTGCCTTGATTTTCCCTCTTGTTTTAGCTGTTACACATACAGTAATACCTGAATATCCAATGGTATAGATCAcaagggtgggggggggatgtTAAATGTTAATCtaaaatatagttaaaaaaagattttgacataAAAGagccttgattttaaaaaaaaagagagatgtaatttaaaatgtttattataaattaaattcagcaaaaaaaaatttgctaCAAAGTATagagaagtataaaataaaagttattgttTGAAACAGGGGTGTGTCGTCTGTTTCCTGCCCCAAGCCTGCTTTCTTGGCCGAGTTCTCGGGGTTACCTGAAGGGACACAGGATGCCAGGTGATAAGTTCACCTGTTCGCAAACCACCTGCTAACCCACCGTCTTCAAGCAGACCCTCCTCCACCAGGACACCTTGTCCCTGAAATTGTGTTTActtaagagaaagaagaggttACGTTTTAAATAAGTAAACGGCAAGGATCCTTTCTAGGTGAGGTCTGGGGGCACTGGGCTCGCGCGCAGCTGAGAATGCACACGCACACCCACGCGGGTCGGAGCCTCAACGACCGGCCCCTCAGGCCGCGCCCTCCCGCCGACACGCCGCTTCCTCTGCGGTGGCCAGAGGCACCTTGCGGAGGAACCACCATTAAGGGCTCTCGCAGAGGGACCAGAGGCTGTGGTCCCTGGCAGGGATCAGGTGAATCCTTCCATAATTAATAAGACAGCTCAGCTGAAATGGCGAGGAGACGGGGCCTATCGATCTGGCAGTCGAGCCGCTTCCACCTCTCCTATTTATAGGCCCGCATGGCCTTCCAGAGAAGTAAACATTCACGAATAAACGCTAGCAGAGGAGCGCGGGGTCCGGGGCTGCTGGATGCTAgcaggctggggggggggggggagcagacCCGAATGTGGGTCTTTGGGTTCAAAGACAGCGAAATCGGATTTCTTGGTcaaggtgagggtgggagggagctgcgGGGGCCCCGagggggggctgggggtggagatgggggcggggagggaggctgAGGAGGCTGGAGCGGGTTCCGAGACGCGCTCCTGGAGGGGGCACGGGGCCCTGAAATGCAATGTGTAAACAATCGCTAGAGTAACAATTCATAAATCAAACCCAGTAGGTCGCAGCCCAATCTGCATTCCCCCCACGGATTGAATTCCAGCAACACATGCGTCCCTGCGCCCCGAGCGCTGGAAGCCGCCCGGATTCTTAATGGCAGCATCTATTAGCGCGGCGGGTTCACGCACGCGCCTCGCCCCTACTCCTGGGGCTATTTCCCccgctgccccccgcccccaagccGCCCCGTCCTCCGCCGATCCTCCAGTTTCAGGCCAGACCAAAGGAGATCCTCGCTGCCTGCGCGGAGTGGCCACCCACCCCGGAACGCTGGCTGTTTGGGAACATAGAGTTTGGTTTCGATCGTTTCATTTCAATGTAATTTTCGGCCTAAGTGTTAAGTGGGACGATTCTAGCCTGAGTTCAACCCCTGGAATTCAAATGAAAATGTCTGAGCCTGTTATAAACACGAATCTATTTaatgatggggtgggggaggaggagcaaGAGGGTCTACTCGGGCCCTTCTTGCTTTgataaccgcccccccccccccccgctcctaTTCGTGTTTCTACCTCCGCAAACTGGGGGCGAACCAGCGCGCGCCACTGGGCCCATTGCTCGCCAAAGGAAAACGCACGCGGCGTTCTCCCCAGGctttggggtggtggtggtggggggggagaCCCCCGCGACACAAGGAGGACACCCCTCCCCTCACAGCGCAGGCTTCCCTCCTAGAAAAGGACCTCCTCCGAGATCTGGAAGGAGGCGAGGCTGAGGGAGGGGCACAGGGGCGGGGACTGGGAACGCGGGCTCGGTCGCTCTCGTCTCCAGGAACCTGGTTCTCGTGCTGCGGCTCCAGCTGCCTCCCAGGTGGGGCCTCCCTCCGGGGCGGCCTGTCCCGGATCGTCCGGGGGAGCCTCCAGAGGGCTGGGTGCCGTGTCGGGGCTCCCTCGCCCTTTGGTAGGCCGGGGAACACCCTCCAGTGCTCTTGGAGAGAGAGCCCGGGGACGCAGGGCCGAGAGTCCCGGAAACGCTGCCGCACCTGGCTCGGTAGAGGACTTTTCTTCTGGTTGTGGTGATTGTTTAGATTATTATCGCGCCGTCTTCGACTCTAATTTGTTGTTTAATCATGATGACATCTCCACATGTTAGTTGGTGTTATCGTTTTTAAGCAGCAGCGCGGTAAGCCCTGCTCCCAGCTCGGGGAGGTAGGAACCAACGTGAGCACAAGTCACGTCCCATCGCTGAGATGGGGTTTGGGGGTGCGGGCGGTGAGGAGTGGGTATCAGGCACCGAGGCGATCGTCCTCCCTACCTCCGCCCGGTGGTTCCAGCTCTGCGCATCGCTTTGCACGTGGCCCACTCGCGCTAGGCTGCCAGCCCTCGAGGACCTGGGGTCGGGGAAGggccctcccactccatcccttgcCCGAGTAGATTCAAGGCACAGAAGTCCACTGGAGTGTAATGTTTGGTTATCCTGAGGAAAATGTCAGAGAGGCCAAGTCCAGAGCCCCCGGCTCGGCCCCAAAACTCCAGGGCCCTTGGGAAGTGGAcgtgtgggggaggaggagacacGCAAGGGAAGAAGAAGGACGGGGGCGTGGAAAATGGAGGATTCGGAGAAAGATGGGGAGAACCGGTCCATAAGCAGGGCGAgcggaggggagagaggaaagcaGTCATCTTAGAACTGGAGACGACAGCCGCTGTGGACGGAGGTGGAGGATAGAGGTGAATCTGGGACCTGTTTTCATTCAGGATCCTCAGGGAAGCGAATCAGCACAAGGACCACCACATAGATTCTCTTTCTGGGCATCTGGAGATCCTTTTCACTCCGGCTGAAGCCTGGAGGGCGAGGGCCCCACGGGTGGCAGCGCCAAGGGGCTGGCCAGGCCGAGCCCAAGCGTGGGAACTCGGATGGACGACGCGGAGAGCAGCCTTTCCCCTTTTCCACTTCCCGAAATTCCCTCAGTCCTGGCAGAGCTGCTTCCAGAAAGGTCTTACTTcgacttctctctccctctccctctccctctccctctccccgccccacaCTAGGGGCTGCGCCCTGGCAGTGCCAGGCTGGACGCAGGTGGTCCCAGGGAGAGGTCCACTCTCCGGAACAGCCTACCGCCCTGTCCCACGGGACCCGAGGGAAGGTTTGctgcttctcctttcttccttccgcACACCTACCAAAGGAAATCAAAGCGTTGTTGCCCCTTGCCTCTCGCTCCTGGAGTGAAAACAAAGCGGGGGGCGGAGAGCCATGAGGACACGCGCTGAGCGGTTGGCCGCTCTGCACTCCAGAGGCCTGGGCATCAGGGAACTTTCTAATGAAGTAGTTTGGGGTTTTCCCCCAAGGAGAAGAACGGCATCTCCCAAGGGCCTTTCCTTGAGACTGAGGCGGGGGCAGCCTGGGCCCCAGACCCAAATACCGGCATAAAAAACCTGGgcccatagagaacagactggtggttgccaaggggcagggggttgggggagggatggagtcgGATGTGGGGTTAGCAGGTGTCAGCTTTTGTGTAGAGAATGGGGAACAATGGCTCTACAagtcctgctgtagagcacagaggGCTATGCTCAATAtcccgtgataaaccataatgaaaaagaatataaaaaaggaatatatatatatatatgtataactgaatcactttgctgtacacctgaaactaacacaacattgtaaatcaactatacgccaataaaataaatttaaaatgaataaataaataaataaaacgaaccaagaagaaagaaagaaagtgagaaagaaaaaaaaactgggcCCAGCACTGCCCAGCCAGGCTCGGGCAGCCTCCCGGCTCCAGCCCCGAAGGAAGTGGGGACAAGGAGAGTAACCTCCTGTCCAGATTCTCGCCCCGGAAGGACCTGCTTTTAGAGTGAGGACCCAGGAGCCAGAAGACTTCTGTTACCAGCCGCATAACCACGGGTGGCTTCCTTAACCCctccagacctcagtttcctcctctgtaaaatggggatgatcatacctacctcatggggttgtaCTTCGGGTCGAATACGATAACATGGGTGAAGCGCTTTCGCACTCCATGCCTCTTACCTActgttagctattgttattctTGTTTCCTCCTGCCTCCAAACAGGCTTAATCCCATGGGTCTCACTGAATTCTTCAGAATAAACTGGAGGAGAGAACCTCATTATGACCTTTAATACTGTGGAGCAGTTTTCCTTTATACTCCAGCAGCTTAATTTCCTCTTGCTACAGGCTACCCAGCACTCCGGCCCACTCCGGCCTTCTCAGGAAGCTCTATATAATCTCCCTGAATTAAGTCAGCCTCTGGACAGGCTCTGTGTCTCCAGACCCTACCCCACCTCCAGCTGGCGCCAGAGCCCAGGCCAGGCCCCTGGCTCTCCCTGCCTTCGAACCCCCAATCTGGGGTCCCTGGTTCTCTCACCGCTAACGGGTTTGCTCCTGGAGTCCCCTGCACAGCTTCCCTGCCCCCCCCcagcccatccccccacccccaccatttaGAGTAAACTCCTCTCTCAAAATTTAACCCAAAAAAGTCGTTCATTTATTGTAATCAGCCATGCAATACGATGATACATAGAGCGAAGAATATTAACCCAACCTGCACTAATGTTAGTAGACACATGGGCCCTCACACACCTCTCCCCGTGCTCATGAAAACATATCCTGACATACACCCATACTGGGCTTGTTTTCAGTTTTACAAAATTATGATATATATTTCTCCTCTACTAATCCTTCAAGATCAAGAGCTAAGCAAATAACTCCTTCTTTTAAATAGTTACACAATATTTCTTAGACAGCCATActacaatttatttaattttccacccattgatggacgtttaggcttttcaaattttgtgtgtgtgtgtcctacgAATATTGTTGTAATAAATATTCCTCTTCAAACAACATTGTGTactagtatttttatttctttgatagaCTAGATTCCCCCAAACTTGGATTGCTGGACAGgaaggtatgtatgtgtgtttattttttattttttaaatgtatatgtgcttttaatttttttaaaaaaacgttgGATTACTTTCCCAAAGAGTGTGGATTGCCCATTTCCCCACATCCTGGTCAACACTGTATGTTAACACTTTTTTGGTTTTGTCAACCCAGTAGGTAACTGGTGGCTTTCTGGAAGGCCATACTTTCCAGCTCTGCATTGGGTGCTCTGGGCCCCTCTCTGCCTTGATCACCACAAGAGGCCCCCCAAGACCACCACCCAACTGCTGGGGAAGGTCCAGCTAAGCTT
This window harbors:
- the NRN1 gene encoding neuritin isoform X2, with the translated sequence MGLKLNGRYISLILAVQIAYLVQAVRAAGKCDAVFKGFSDCLLKLGDSMANYPQGLDDKTNIKTVCTYWEDFHSCTVTALTDCQEGAKDMWDKLRKESKNLNIQGSLFELCGSGNGAAGSLLPALPVLLVSLLAALATWLSF
- the NRN1 gene encoding neuritin isoform X1, which gives rise to MATAARRPPGAAGFGRPETRSEDLAYLVQAVRAAGKCDAVFKGFSDCLLKLGDSMANYPQGLDDKTNIKTVCTYWEDFHSCTVTALTDCQEGAKDMWDKLRKESKNLNIQGSLFELCGSGNGAAGSLLPALPVLLVSLLAALATWLSF